A genomic region of Bernardetia sp. ABR2-2B contains the following coding sequences:
- the pbpC gene encoding penicillin-binding protein 1C, with protein sequence MIKKLLKFILKISIIGLTSTVILFFICNYFFPFELDISYSQLILDRKGKIVYGFLSKDDKWRFQTELDEISPTLKETILYKEDRWFYYHFGVNPFSVGRAAAKNIWTGRRTSGASTITMQVVRLLNPKSRTYFNKFIETFRAFQLELNYSKDEILQLYLNLIPYGGNIEGVKSASLLYFGQEPEKLSLAQITALTIVPNRPTTLGFSTNSDKDYWITVQKIIKERNKWLKRFKNDNLFKTENINDALEEPLDINFRKMNREAPHFSFFLHSKYPNQNILETTLDRTIQQKVEQITQNYTRRLGKLGIYNSAILVVDNQTKEIRAYIGSQDFYDSLHSGQVDGIQAYRSPGSTLKPLIYGMAFDEGFLTPKRKLLDVPIDYDGYTPENFDKNFNGEVSVEVALAYSLNVPAVNTLKELSVFKMVSKLSDAGFSQIEADRHKLGLSLALGGCGVSLEEMVGLFSAYSTKGVFEKPHYLKKNTITNNNNNSSHSIAEDNFSFQLLSEESAYMISDILTKVERPDFPSDYQNSKNVPKISWKTGTSYGRRDAWSIGYNAHYTIGVWVGNFDGQSSEYLTGAQVATPLLFQLFGSVDYAATDEAIKQPKTLKERKVCSETGKVPADFCESVLNDFYIPTISQSDECQHLKKVFVSNFVNKTDENEEITYCSFCLPKDNTQYKTEYFPNIKPELTSYYLNRNLPIRSVPPHNPNCTHIFKDKNSPQITSLFENREYILDDDSTQLLLECRTASDISSVFWYINDKFFKESKPNERVFFSPFEFTDNQDKSGKTKISCTDNKGRNTDIWIRLKRNY encoded by the coding sequence ATGATAAAAAAACTCTTAAAATTCATTCTCAAAATAAGTATAATAGGATTAACATCAACTGTAATTCTATTTTTCATATGCAATTATTTTTTTCCTTTTGAGTTAGATATTTCTTATTCTCAACTTATTTTGGATAGAAAAGGCAAAATAGTATATGGTTTTTTGAGTAAAGACGACAAATGGCGTTTTCAAACTGAATTAGATGAAATTAGTCCCACCTTAAAAGAAACTATTTTATACAAAGAAGACCGTTGGTTTTATTATCATTTTGGCGTAAATCCATTTTCTGTTGGTCGTGCAGCAGCCAAGAATATTTGGACAGGAAGACGAACTTCTGGAGCTTCAACAATTACGATGCAAGTTGTGCGATTACTGAATCCAAAATCAAGAACCTATTTTAATAAATTCATAGAAACATTTAGAGCTTTTCAGCTAGAATTAAATTACTCAAAAGATGAAATTTTACAGCTTTATCTCAATCTCATTCCGTATGGTGGAAATATCGAAGGCGTAAAATCAGCTTCTCTTCTCTATTTTGGTCAAGAACCTGAAAAATTGAGCTTGGCACAAATTACGGCTCTTACTATTGTTCCAAATCGTCCGACAACACTAGGATTTTCTACCAATTCGGATAAAGATTATTGGATTACAGTTCAAAAAATTATCAAAGAACGAAACAAGTGGCTAAAGCGCTTTAAGAACGATAATTTATTCAAAACTGAAAATATAAACGATGCTTTAGAAGAACCTTTAGATATTAATTTTAGAAAAATGAACCGAGAAGCTCCTCATTTCTCTTTTTTTCTACACTCAAAATATCCAAATCAAAATATTTTAGAAACTACTTTAGACCGAACAATTCAGCAAAAAGTAGAACAAATTACTCAAAATTACACTCGTAGATTAGGTAAATTAGGCATTTATAACTCGGCTATATTGGTTGTCGATAACCAGACAAAAGAAATTCGTGCTTATATCGGTTCACAAGATTTTTATGATTCTTTGCATAGTGGACAAGTGGATGGCATTCAAGCGTATCGTTCACCTGGGAGTACATTAAAACCACTTATTTATGGAATGGCATTCGATGAAGGGTTTTTGACACCAAAACGAAAGTTGCTTGACGTTCCGATTGATTATGATGGCTATACACCTGAAAATTTTGATAAGAATTTTAATGGAGAAGTAAGTGTAGAAGTTGCGTTGGCATATTCTTTAAATGTTCCTGCTGTAAATACTTTGAAAGAATTGAGCGTTTTCAAGATGGTTTCGAAGCTTTCGGATGCTGGTTTTAGTCAGATTGAAGCCGACAGACACAAACTAGGTCTTTCGTTGGCTTTGGGTGGTTGTGGAGTTTCTTTGGAGGAAATGGTCGGACTTTTTTCGGCTTATTCTACAAAAGGAGTTTTTGAAAAACCTCATTATTTAAAGAAAAATACGATTACAAATAATAATAATAATTCTAGTCATTCGATTGCAGAAGATAATTTTTCATTTCAACTTCTTTCAGAAGAGTCTGCTTACATGATTTCAGATATTCTGACAAAAGTAGAACGTCCAGATTTTCCTTCTGATTATCAAAATAGTAAGAATGTACCTAAAATTTCTTGGAAAACAGGCACTTCTTATGGTCGTAGAGATGCGTGGAGTATTGGCTACAATGCACATTATACAATTGGTGTTTGGGTGGGAAATTTTGATGGACAGAGTTCGGAATATCTGACAGGAGCGCAGGTAGCAACACCACTTTTATTTCAGCTTTTTGGAAGTGTGGATTATGCAGCGACAGATGAAGCAATAAAGCAACCCAAAACTTTAAAAGAGCGAAAAGTTTGTAGTGAAACTGGAAAAGTTCCTGCTGATTTTTGTGAGAGTGTTTTGAATGATTTTTATATTCCGACGATTTCTCAAAGTGATGAATGTCAGCATTTGAAAAAGGTTTTTGTGAGTAATTTTGTAAATAAAACTGATGAAAATGAAGAAATAACTTATTGTTCTTTTTGTCTTCCAAAAGATAACACACAATACAAAACCGAGTATTTTCCAAACATAAAACCAGAACTCACTTCTTATTATCTAAATAGAAATTTACCTATTAGAAGCGTTCCACCACACAATCCAAACTGTACACATATTTTTAAAGATAAAAATTCGCCTCAAATTACTTCCCTTTTTGAAAATAGAGAATATATTTTAGATGATGATTCGACACAGCTTTTATTAGAATGCAGAACGGCTTCTGATATTAGTAGTGTTTTTTGGTATATCAATGATAAATTTTTTAAAGAAAGTAAGCCCAATGAACGAGTTTTCTTTAGTCCTTTTGAGTTTACAGATAATCAAGATAAAAGTGGTAAAACTAAAATCTCTTGTACTGATAATAAAGGTAGAAATACGGATATTTGGATTCGTTTGAAGAGGAATTATTAA
- a CDS encoding methylated-DNA--[protein]-cysteine S-methyltransferase, with protein sequence MKITDSKQIATYYKALVEKNENFVGIFFVGVKTTSIFCIANCRARKPKLENVTFYTTFKEALSEGFRPCKICKPTQNANQAPKEVEKAIELVKQNPKEKISDYRLKENDVSAKVVRNWFKKNYGMTFHAYQRMYRINTAFQELQSGKQTTETAFEIGYESLSGFGYTFKKIMGNSPKNSKTDTEKTTVLISRLTTPLGAMFVCATENGICLLEFADRKMLETEFADIQKRLNAVILTGENKHILQAKKELEEYFEGKRTVFEVNLEPIGTEFQKMVWEGLHQIEYGKTRSYQEQSEHLGNPKAIRAVASANGMNKISVIIPCHRVIGKDGKLTGYGGGLERKKWLLMHEDKYNPNKEESKNELRLF encoded by the coding sequence ATGAAAATTACAGATTCAAAACAAATAGCAACCTATTACAAAGCCTTAGTAGAGAAAAATGAAAATTTTGTAGGGATTTTCTTCGTAGGCGTGAAAACAACTTCTATTTTTTGTATTGCCAATTGCCGAGCTAGAAAACCAAAGTTAGAAAACGTAACGTTTTATACCACTTTTAAAGAAGCACTAAGCGAAGGTTTTCGTCCTTGTAAAATCTGTAAGCCTACTCAAAATGCTAATCAAGCTCCTAAAGAAGTAGAAAAAGCCATTGAGCTTGTAAAACAAAATCCTAAAGAAAAAATCTCTGATTATCGTTTGAAAGAAAATGATGTTAGTGCAAAAGTAGTTCGTAATTGGTTCAAAAAAAATTATGGAATGACTTTTCACGCCTATCAGCGTATGTATAGAATAAATACGGCTTTTCAAGAATTACAAAGTGGCAAACAAACTACCGAAACAGCTTTTGAAATTGGCTATGAGTCGTTAAGTGGTTTTGGTTATACCTTCAAAAAAATTATGGGAAATTCTCCGAAAAATAGTAAAACTGATACAGAAAAGACTACTGTTTTGATAAGCAGACTGACAACACCCTTGGGAGCAATGTTTGTTTGTGCAACAGAAAACGGAATTTGTTTATTAGAGTTTGCAGACCGAAAAATGCTAGAAACCGAATTTGCAGATATTCAAAAACGACTAAATGCTGTTATTTTGACAGGAGAAAATAAACATATTCTTCAAGCAAAAAAAGAACTGGAAGAATATTTTGAAGGTAAACGAACTGTTTTTGAAGTGAATTTAGAACCCATCGGTACAGAATTTCAAAAAATGGTTTGGGAAGGTTTGCATCAGATTGAATACGGAAAAACTCGCTCTTATCAAGAACAATCTGAACATTTAGGAAATCCGAAGGCAATTCGTGCTGTCGCTTCAGCAAATGGAATGAATAAAATATCGGTTATTATCCCTTGTCATAGAGTTATTGGAAAAGATGGAAAACTGACAGGTTATGGAGGAGGATTAGAGCGCAAAAAATGGCTTTTGATGCACGAAGATAAATATAATCCAAACAAAGAGGAGAGCAAAAATGAACTGCGTTTGTTTTGA
- a CDS encoding serine hydrolase domain-containing protein produces MLKYILLITPLFLISCVKSNQSTQVEGNTNLSEIVDNAAKDMIKQPLINSTSIAIYYNGNEHIGHYGELEKEKDNKPNNTTFYEIGSLSKVMTGTLVANAVLEEKINLEDDITKYLDEEYPNLTYADQSIKVKNLLTHTSRFPNMLPIELNPILDNFLDYETPSKINKVLEKYDKTKFLNELHSIEIDSQLGKKYSYSSAATELTAHILEQVYKTDYEKILTNFLSKEIGMINTKINLNEEELKNLAVGYHVDNPKFTLPMGKLPWGAGGGIKSTLPDMMNFIKYQLKNNKVVEESHKTLYQVDSTTEIAYFWRADLSDEKLGKYYFHHGGVPRSQCYIFILPKHNLGAFIITNQSGTETAKTMATTLDKIFDKLLKK; encoded by the coding sequence ATGCTCAAATACATTCTACTAATTACTCCGTTGTTTTTGATAAGTTGCGTCAAATCAAATCAATCTACTCAAGTTGAAGGTAATACCAACCTCTCAGAAATAGTTGATAATGCTGCAAAGGATATGATTAAACAACCACTTATCAATTCTACTTCTATCGCAATTTATTATAATGGAAATGAACACATCGGACACTATGGAGAGTTAGAAAAAGAAAAAGATAATAAGCCTAACAATACAACATTTTATGAAATTGGCTCTCTTAGCAAAGTTATGACAGGAACACTTGTAGCTAATGCTGTTTTAGAGGAAAAAATCAATCTTGAAGATGATATTACTAAGTATTTAGATGAAGAATATCCTAATTTAACTTATGCAGACCAATCTATAAAAGTAAAAAATCTACTAACTCACACAAGTAGATTTCCTAATATGCTTCCTATTGAACTAAATCCTATATTAGACAACTTTTTAGATTATGAAACTCCATCAAAGATAAATAAAGTATTAGAAAAGTATGATAAAACTAAATTTCTGAATGAATTACATTCTATTGAAATCGATTCTCAATTAGGAAAAAAATATTCATACTCAAGTGCCGCAACAGAACTAACTGCTCATATTTTAGAACAGGTCTATAAAACTGATTATGAAAAGATATTGACTAATTTTCTTTCTAAAGAAATAGGTATGATTAACACTAAAATTAATCTCAATGAAGAAGAATTAAAGAATTTGGCAGTAGGCTATCATGTTGATAATCCTAAATTTACACTTCCTATGGGGAAATTACCTTGGGGAGCAGGTGGTGGTATAAAATCTACTCTTCCTGATATGATGAACTTTATAAAATATCAGTTGAAAAATAATAAAGTTGTAGAAGAATCTCATAAAACATTATATCAAGTCGATTCAACTACTGAAATAGCTTATTTTTGGAGGGCAGATTTGTCAGATGAAAAGTTGGGGAAATATTATTTTCATCACGGAGGAGTTCCTAGGTCGCAGTGTTATATTTTTATTCTCCCAAAACATAATTTGGGTGCTTTCATAATTACCAATCAAAGTGGAACAGAAACAGCAAAAACAATGGCAACAACATTAGACAAAATATTTGATAAACTATTGAAAAAATAA
- a CDS encoding carbon-nitrogen hydrolase family protein has product MKTNLLKIAMAQIAPVWLNKQKTIEKIEKYIIKAGEKECDLVVFGESLLPGYPFWLSITEGSVFNSQIQKEINAHYIKNAVDIEKGDLKSICRLAKTHKIAIYLGIIERPSDRGGHSIYCSLVYIDKEGEIKSVHRKLQPTFEERLSWAAGDGNGLQVHSLKEFTVGGLNCWENWMPLARTALYGLGEDLHIAVWPGAIRNTEDITRFMAKEGRSFVVSVSGLMRKEDFPKNTPHLDIILENCPDILANGGSCIAAPNGEWIISPYDNENNEELIITELDFNKVLEEHQNFDAVGHYSRPDVLKLTLNRKRQSNLDVIE; this is encoded by the coding sequence ATGAAAACTAATTTACTAAAAATAGCAATGGCTCAAATTGCTCCTGTTTGGCTCAATAAGCAAAAGACAATAGAAAAAATAGAAAAGTACATCATTAAAGCAGGAGAAAAGGAATGTGATTTAGTAGTTTTTGGAGAATCTCTTCTACCTGGTTATCCATTTTGGTTATCGATTACGGAAGGTTCTGTTTTTAACTCTCAAATCCAGAAAGAAATCAATGCTCATTATATCAAAAATGCTGTCGATATTGAAAAAGGAGATTTAAAAAGTATTTGTCGCCTTGCCAAAACTCATAAAATAGCTATTTATTTAGGCATTATTGAACGCCCAAGTGATAGAGGTGGACATAGTATTTATTGTTCGTTGGTTTATATCGACAAAGAAGGTGAAATAAAATCAGTTCATAGAAAACTACAACCTACTTTTGAGGAACGTTTGAGCTGGGCAGCAGGAGATGGAAATGGTTTGCAAGTACATTCTTTGAAAGAATTTACAGTCGGAGGATTGAATTGTTGGGAAAACTGGATGCCACTTGCTCGTACTGCACTGTACGGATTAGGCGAAGATTTGCATATTGCTGTTTGGCCTGGAGCTATTCGCAATACAGAAGATATTACTCGTTTTATGGCTAAAGAAGGACGTTCTTTTGTTGTTTCAGTTTCTGGATTAATGCGAAAGGAAGACTTTCCAAAAAACACACCTCATTTGGATATTATTTTAGAAAACTGTCCTGATATTTTGGCAAATGGTGGTTCTTGTATTGCTGCACCAAATGGAGAATGGATTATTTCGCCTTACGACAATGAAAATAATGAAGAACTAATTATTACAGAATTAGATTTCAATAAGGTATTGGAAGAACACCAAAACTTTGATGCTGTCGGACATTATTCTCGTCCAGATGTTTTGAAACTAACTTTGAATAGAAAAAGACAGAGTAATTTGGATGTAATTGAGTAA
- a CDS encoding 3'-5' exonuclease produces the protein MDFITIDFETANSYRNSACEIGLTFVKDNQIRATKSWLIRPKINRFDPMNVSIHGITAADVWEQPRFDQLWESELKDLLENQFLIAHNASFDFSVLRKTLDDYNLPYPDLSYSCSYLFAKKIWTEMPRYDLKTLCNQNEIYFRHHRAGSDADATAQLAIKGFQKMNITCQKTFSEKLEITVGKLFKGGYIPSTNHKKAKRKRTY, from the coding sequence ATGGATTTTATAACAATAGACTTCGAAACTGCCAATTCGTACAGAAATAGTGCGTGTGAAATAGGACTTACATTTGTCAAAGATAATCAAATTAGGGCAACAAAATCGTGGCTGATTCGTCCAAAAATCAATCGTTTTGACCCAATGAATGTTTCTATTCACGGAATTACGGCTGCTGATGTATGGGAACAACCTCGTTTTGACCAGCTTTGGGAATCGGAATTAAAAGATTTGTTAGAGAATCAGTTTTTGATAGCACACAATGCAAGTTTTGATTTTTCTGTGCTTCGAAAAACATTAGATGATTATAATTTGCCTTATCCTGATTTGTCGTATTCGTGTAGTTATTTGTTTGCCAAAAAGATTTGGACAGAGATGCCTCGTTATGATTTGAAGACCCTTTGCAATCAAAATGAAATTTATTTTCGTCATCATAGAGCAGGTTCAGATGCCGATGCAACAGCACAGTTAGCTATAAAAGGCTTTCAGAAAATGAATATTACTTGTCAAAAAACCTTTTCTGAAAAATTAGAAATTACAGTTGGAAAACTCTTTAAAGGTGGATATATTCCTTCTACAAATCACAAAAAAGCAAAGAGAAAAAGGACATATTAA
- a CDS encoding class I SAM-dependent methyltransferase — MYSEKFRSTILEGLSKEQIPQEILYLNKGATNYYQAYGQGKTVSQTSKESFSHSKLNYLAFVEHIITKTKLQNPRINLISLGCGNGFQEKELLRTLVKSGYTVSYFGVDNSEAMLQLAKENLNEIDVIQNFICADFCLEQEKIKESIEPFFASKSINLSMLMGKTISNFEPSSLLSALHKLLVTSYQKNNFLWLELFGRQTENLSIQHKKVSFSVLDALQKRYSAYLENIFMQKFYLNPLQELGIKNERKKNMTQRFLKLPLSLKKKKAS; from the coding sequence ATGTATTCTGAAAAATTTCGTTCTACTATCTTAGAAGGTTTGTCAAAGGAACAAATTCCTCAAGAAATTTTATATCTCAATAAAGGAGCTACGAATTATTATCAAGCCTACGGACAAGGAAAAACAGTTAGTCAGACTTCGAAAGAAAGCTTTAGTCATTCTAAGTTGAATTATCTTGCTTTTGTTGAACATATCATAACTAAAACAAAACTTCAAAACCCAAGGATTAATCTTATCAGTTTGGGTTGTGGAAATGGTTTTCAAGAAAAGGAATTACTGAGAACATTAGTAAAAAGTGGATATACTGTTTCTTATTTCGGAGTGGATAATTCAGAAGCTATGCTTCAATTGGCTAAAGAAAATCTAAATGAGATTGATGTTATTCAAAACTTCATTTGTGCCGATTTTTGTTTGGAACAGGAAAAAATAAAGGAAAGTATAGAACCGTTTTTCGCATCTAAAAGTATTAATTTATCTATGTTGATGGGAAAAACGATTAGTAATTTTGAGCCAAGTAGTTTGCTTTCTGCTCTTCATAAATTACTTGTTACTTCCTATCAAAAAAATAATTTTTTGTGGTTAGAACTCTTCGGAAGACAGACAGAGAATTTATCTATTCAACATAAAAAAGTATCTTTTTCTGTTTTAGATGCGCTACAAAAGAGATATTCTGCTTATTTGGAAAATATTTTCATGCAAAAATTTTATCTCAATCCATTACAAGAATTAGGCATAAAGAACGAGAGGAAGAAAAATATGACACAAAGGTTTTTGAAGTTGCCTTTGAGTTTGAAAAAAAAGAAAGCGTCATAA
- a CDS encoding hydroxymethylglutaryl-CoA lyase — protein MLKIIECPRDAMQGLSHFIDTDSKINYLNSLLKVGFDTLDFGSFVSEKAIPQMRDTAQVLEGLDLSMTQTKLLAVIAGYGGLKRAIEFEQIDYLGFPLSISETFQIRNTKKTIEEALEVVSEAQNLCLKNNKTLVVYLSMAFGNPYKEVYDVEIVDKFMRKLDQMEIKIVQLSDTIGSSTKENIIPLFESLNKEFPHIEIGSHFHSPLRTASEKIEAAYKAGCRRFDGAMLGFGGCPMAKDELTGNIPTESILAFANMNEIETGLDMVKFSESLNQAKQVFDEKVIV, from the coding sequence ATGCTCAAAATTATTGAATGTCCTCGTGATGCGATGCAAGGCTTATCGCATTTTATAGATACAGATAGTAAAATAAATTATCTCAATTCGCTTCTTAAAGTCGGTTTTGATACGCTTGATTTTGGAAGCTTTGTTTCTGAAAAAGCAATTCCTCAAATGAGAGATACAGCTCAAGTATTAGAAGGATTAGATTTGTCTATGACTCAAACCAAATTACTGGCTGTCATTGCAGGGTATGGAGGTTTGAAACGTGCCATTGAGTTCGAACAGATAGATTATTTGGGTTTTCCTCTTTCTATTTCCGAAACTTTTCAAATTCGAAATACTAAAAAAACAATTGAAGAAGCTCTTGAGGTTGTGAGTGAAGCTCAAAACTTGTGTTTGAAAAATAATAAAACATTAGTTGTTTATCTTTCAATGGCTTTCGGAAATCCTTATAAAGAAGTATATGATGTAGAAATTGTAGATAAATTTATGAGGAAGTTAGACCAAATGGAAATCAAAATTGTACAGCTTTCTGATACAATTGGCTCTTCTACCAAAGAAAATATTATTCCTTTATTTGAATCTCTCAATAAAGAATTTCCTCATATAGAAATTGGTTCACATTTTCATTCTCCTCTTCGCACAGCAAGTGAAAAAATAGAAGCTGCTTATAAGGCTGGTTGTAGGCGTTTTGATGGCGCAATGCTTGGCTTTGGAGGTTGTCCGATGGCAAAAGATGAACTTACAGGAAACATTCCTACCGAATCTATTTTAGCTTTTGCAAATATGAACGAAATAGAAACAGGCTTAGATATGGTCAAATTTAGTGAATCATTAAATCAAGCTAAACAAGTATTTGATGAAAAAGTAATTGTTTAA
- a CDS encoding NAD(P)/FAD-dependent oxidoreductase, with protein sequence MTDVLIIGGGLAGLTAAKKLHERGLSVKIIEATDRVGGRVKTDLINGFRLDRGFQVLLTAYPETQRALNYSKLQLRTIDAGALLHTDKGVFEFADPFRNPSKTFSTLSNPIGTWADKLRMLLVKTEINGKDLHEIFTQPETTTYQALRQNYNFKSSLIEQFLNPFLAGIFLEKDLETSNRMFDFVFQMFSNGNGAVPALGMEEIPRQLASVLPNDAIITNERVVSINKNVATTESGNEFEARSVLIATENNEFSQSYRANLTQDATTRGTTNLYFSMDKSIVKRPILCLNSLENRLVNNFVVMSDISLDYAPIDKSLLSVSIVTDNENKDFTEEELIEKARRELSFWYGTHAYEWDFLKSYSIPAALPNQNSVKHTPSVEDLKIHDGLYRCGDYLLNGSLNAAMRSGRLVAQLIGDEI encoded by the coding sequence ATGACCGACGTACTTATCATTGGAGGAGGACTTGCAGGACTTACGGCTGCTAAAAAATTACATGAAAGAGGACTTTCTGTTAAAATAATTGAAGCAACAGACCGAGTAGGGGGAAGAGTAAAAACAGACCTTATCAATGGTTTTCGTTTGGATAGAGGCTTTCAAGTTCTCTTGACGGCTTATCCAGAAACGCAACGAGCCTTAAATTATTCTAAACTCCAACTTCGTACTATCGATGCAGGTGCGCTTTTGCATACCGACAAGGGAGTTTTTGAGTTTGCAGACCCATTTAGAAACCCATCCAAAACGTTTTCTACACTTTCTAATCCGATAGGAACGTGGGCAGATAAATTACGTATGCTTTTGGTAAAAACAGAAATAAATGGAAAGGATTTGCATGAAATTTTCACACAGCCAGAAACTACCACTTATCAAGCTCTTAGACAAAATTATAATTTCAAAAGTTCATTGATAGAGCAATTTCTGAATCCATTTTTGGCAGGAATATTTTTAGAAAAAGATTTAGAAACCTCTAATCGAATGTTTGATTTTGTCTTTCAGATGTTTTCGAATGGAAATGGAGCAGTTCCAGCTTTGGGAATGGAAGAAATTCCTCGCCAATTAGCTAGTGTTTTGCCAAATGATGCCATTATTACTAACGAAAGAGTAGTTTCTATTAATAAAAATGTAGCTACTACGGAAAGTGGAAATGAGTTTGAGGCAAGAAGTGTTTTGATAGCGACAGAAAATAATGAATTTTCGCAGTCGTATAGAGCAAACCTAACACAAGATGCAACAACAAGAGGAACAACAAACCTGTATTTCTCAATGGATAAATCTATCGTAAAACGTCCTATTTTGTGTCTAAATTCTTTAGAAAATAGATTGGTAAATAACTTCGTTGTGATGAGTGATATTTCTTTGGACTACGCACCGATTGATAAGTCTTTACTTTCAGTTTCTATTGTTACAGACAATGAAAATAAAGATTTTACGGAAGAAGAACTCATAGAAAAAGCAAGACGAGAGCTAAGTTTTTGGTACGGAACACACGCCTACGAGTGGGATTTCTTAAAATCTTATTCTATTCCTGCTGCTCTTCCGAATCAAAACTCTGTCAAGCATACACCTTCTGTGGAAGATTTGAAAATACATGATGGCTTGTACCGTTGTGGCGATTATCTTTTGAATGGTTCTTTGAATGCTGCGATGCGTTCTGGGCGTTTGGTGGCGCAGCTTATTGGAGATGAGATTTAA
- a CDS encoding tetratricopeptide repeat protein, with amino-acid sequence MKIILLSFFLLISSLTFAQKEITAESIYQEAKQLYEKEKYDSAFLLMKQAAQKDYILAQTGLAYMYEKGIGIKKNYPKAFKWNHKAAKQNNANAQYNLALMYSHGRGVKKDNTKALEWYEKAAKQGFVAAQHNLSNMYYNGTGTEKDYTKAIKWSQKAAKQGNANAQYNLAMMYQDGEGIEKDDTKAAEWYLKAAKQGDVDAQYNIVMLYADGIGITKDYIEAIKWYRKAAEQGDIDAQYNIGFMYEHGQGVEKDSKEALKWYLKAAENGNANAQYSLGEIYEYGEEITKDYTEAIKWYQRAAEQDYAIAQNSLGYIYAHGQGVKEDFKKAVKWYLKAAKQGNTNAQYNLAIMYEEGKGVIKSDTKAAEWYLKAAEQENADAQYNLALMYEEGKGVIKSDTKAAEWYLKAAEQGDVDAQYNIAMMYEDGQGVKKDYKEAIKWYRKAAQQGDADATEALMRLSYDD; translated from the coding sequence ATGAAAATCATCTTATTGAGCTTTTTTCTGCTTATTTCTTCTCTTACTTTTGCTCAAAAAGAAATCACAGCAGAGAGTATTTACCAAGAAGCAAAACAGCTTTACGAGAAAGAAAAGTATGATAGTGCTTTTTTACTGATGAAACAAGCTGCTCAAAAGGACTATATATTAGCGCAAACTGGTCTTGCTTATATGTATGAAAAAGGAATAGGAATTAAAAAAAACTATCCAAAAGCCTTTAAATGGAATCATAAAGCTGCAAAACAGAATAATGCTAATGCACAATATAACCTTGCCCTAATGTATTCCCATGGAAGAGGAGTTAAAAAAGATAATACAAAAGCTCTAGAATGGTATGAAAAAGCTGCCAAACAAGGTTTTGTAGCAGCACAACACAATCTTTCGAATATGTATTATAATGGAACAGGAACTGAAAAAGATTATACAAAAGCCATAAAATGGTCTCAGAAAGCTGCCAAACAGGGAAATGCAAATGCTCAATATAATCTTGCTATGATGTATCAAGATGGAGAAGGAATCGAGAAAGATGATACAAAAGCAGCAGAATGGTATTTAAAAGCTGCCAAACAGGGAGATGTTGATGCTCAGTATAATATTGTAATGCTGTATGCAGATGGTATAGGTATCACAAAAGATTACATAGAAGCTATAAAGTGGTATAGAAAAGCTGCTGAACAGGGAGATATCGATGCTCAATATAATATTGGGTTTATGTACGAACACGGACAAGGAGTGGAAAAAGACTCTAAAGAAGCTCTAAAGTGGTATCTAAAGGCTGCTGAAAATGGAAATGCTAATGCACAATATAGCCTTGGAGAAATATATGAATACGGAGAAGAAATAACAAAAGATTATACAGAAGCTATAAAATGGTATCAAAGAGCTGCTGAGCAAGATTATGCCATAGCTCAAAATAGTCTTGGGTATATATACGCACACGGACAAGGAGTAAAAGAAGACTTTAAAAAAGCAGTAAAATGGTATCTAAAGGCAGCAAAACAAGGGAATACCAATGCACAATATAATCTTGCAATAATGTATGAAGAAGGTAAAGGCGTTATAAAAAGTGATACAAAAGCAGCAGAGTGGTATCTCAAAGCAGCAGAACAAGAAAATGCTGATGCACAATATAATCTTGCGCTAATGTACGAAGAGGGTAAAGGTGTTATAAAAAGTGATACAAAAGCAGCAGAGTGGTATCTCAAAGCAGCAGAACAAGGAGATGTTGATGCACAGTATAATATTGCAATGATGTATGAAGATGGGCAGGGAGTAAAAAAAGATTATAAAGAAGCTATAAAATGGTATAGGAAAGCTGCTCAACAAGGAGATGCTGATGCAACAGAAGCACTTATGAGGTTAAGTTATGATGATTAA